Genomic segment of Gopherus flavomarginatus isolate rGopFla2 chromosome 2, rGopFla2.mat.asm, whole genome shotgun sequence:
tcagttttctgcaattagaaagttgcaACCCTAACTGGATGTTAGCAATATTGAAGAATAAGGAATTGGCTTAACTGGAACAAGCAAGCAAGAGAGCAGCCACATGTCTTTTCATCAGTGCACAAATACAATTTTTCTAAAACTAAGGGTTGGATTCACAAAAGGACCTAGACACTTAATTGGCACTTTAAGCaactaaatcccagaatcaggccccattggGATTCACAAGGCCCCCACTTAGCTGCCATTGAGCCCTTAAGGCATCTAACCTCACCTGGCACTTCAATTTTAGCAGTAAAAGTTGCTGACCTTCGCTTCTGCTTCTGACTGTGCACATTGCAGCCCTCATAGGTAAACTTACATTAAATGTTGAAGTGAGGGAGAACTTCTTCCTTCTTAACttctagcctagtggttagggtacttaGCTGGGATGTGGCCAACACCAGATTCTCCCGTGTCCCCCCATTCCCCTCAGGGGAAGAAAggggcctcaagaggtcatctagtcccgtccactgcactcatggcaggactaagtattatatagaTCTTTGAACTGGGATCAGTGAATTCTGAGGCGAGGGCCCTAACCACCGGGCTATGGGATAATCTGATGTAGGGaatccctcaatctctccttttgaagctgtttcactgtggAGAAATAATCAGTAAAGTTACTGGTGCAGGGGGACTGGTTCCCgggtcttccacctcccaggGCAGTGCGCTAACtaccaggctacagagtcattctcataaTTGCTTTATCTCTCTATGGCCCAAAGACTCTGTAGCCATAAAAATTTGTTTCGGGGTGATCTGTCTGAGGAACCAGAGCAAGCCTTTATAGGAGACTTAAGACTTTACTTCCTCTGTTGACAATAACAAAAACAGCAACAATGTTCATGCTCTTGAGACAGTTTTATGAAGCTTAGTGAAAAATCACATCTGACTACTTGACTGCATCCTCCACAAACTGTTTCATACAAGTATAAGAGCATCTTGCTATACAAATGATCAGGAAAGCAAGAGTCTAACAAAGAAAAAGTCCTTTCAGGTAAGCATGGGGGCACTTAAAGAGCAGACAAGCAGACTCCTAAAAGAATAAAATGTGCACCCTTGACTTATATAAAATAATAGGAAGCTCTTGCTCTTTAACTGTGTATTCCAGCAAAAGAGGATAACAATACATAAGACATAACAGCCCATAAAACACACATACTGACACAGCGACTATATACAAAACAGtctttctgctccttcctcccctctcctctcGTAGGAATAGTGTTAAATGCTCCCTTTCCCCGTCCTGTATCCCAAAACTCCTCAGTTCCTAAGAGGGCAGCGGGACAGCTCTGCCTCCTTCTTGCACTAACCCTGATTGGTTGCTCTACCCCAgaaggaagggaagtggggcaggCTTTCCCTCAGTCAGAGCTGAAATTTACCTGACTGCTGGGACTTCTTACATCCCAGTGAGATTTGGTACCTGCTGGAGCCAATCATGTTACTTGTAATGAAACCATGAGAGCTAGCGGCAGTCTTTACTGAAGATAGCTTCATTGTCATCTACAAGAAGTGAAAGGGACTGGGCAGCCTCTGGCTTCAATTCCATTGCTAGAAGCAGGCCTTGGTGGCCATTTTATATCAAGGCAAAACTTCATCAAATAGAAGACAGAGCTTAGAAAATCATGagacttatttaaaaagaaaaagaaaaaaaacccacccaccaAATATAGTGGCATATGTTATAAAATTGTGATTGCTGGCTACAGTGTCTTCTCATCCCCACCCCTTACTTCCATTTGTCTGGAAGATCTTGATAACTATTAAGTTACATGATTGTGTTGGCTAACATTATTCAGCCTCCTCTCCTGTGAGGCTTTTTCAAGCCACGTGAATTCCTTAGAAAATACATGCTGATTCATCAGATATTACAATCAGGGTTTTGTAACAATGATACTTAACCCTACAGCCATTTCAGACATCCAGATGCAATGCTAAATCTTcagtttttctttcaaaaatatttcaatattaCTGTTGTTAAAATTATATTTCACCAgtaaccctcccctccccaactatTAATACAGCTGGCTCAAGGAGCCCAGGAGAGCATCATGAAGCCACTTTATTTCCAGTAATAAAATCGGCAAAAATCCAGTAATAAAATCAAAAGTGATAGGGGAAATACACCAATAAATCTAACAATAAGAGCCACTCAGTCCAAAGAGGGATCTTAACATGGCAGTAGGTGAGCTGCGCTGCTAAGGCACACATGCATCAGAGGGACAAAGTCTCACACTGGGATGAGCTTCAAAAGGTGTGACACTGTATAAAAGAGAGGTGACCATGTTTACGATGATGTGTCACCACTGATGTATTATCAATGTTGCACAATTgtgataaatcttgtacaaagtatgtcatgttaTGGTATCACTGGAAAAGCTGTAGTCTGCTAAAGCATGATtacctgtttatatgcatgtatcatcattgtatatgaagttatgaaacTTTGAGTTTGTTTCTCAAACCTGTTGTGTTTCTGGATAACACCCCCCAAGACCAGGGTTTAAATTCAGCCTGAGCTGTCTGCAGCCGAGTGcaggtaaattttaaaaaacctgcAGGAGCCCTCCCACCTCCTGCAGGACTGAAACCCCGAGCCCCAGTGCACCCCATGGGGCTGAATCCCTGAGCCTCCATGCCACCCTCCACCCCCCGTCTGCAGGGTTAAAGCTGCAAGCCATGGCGCCTGTCCCCAAGCTAAATCCCTGAGCCCCAGTGCCTCCCCCAAGGGCTAAAGCCccaacccccctccaccccacagctgAAGCCAGGAGTGCTGAAGGGATGTGGAAGTGGCAGGGGAGGGCTCCTGGACATAATCTCTGAGAATTTAAACCCTGCACAAAACAGATTGGCTAGCCAatctgcttgatggcccattaagcaCAATCAGCAGTTCCGGGGacccctcctgaggtctcttcaggCAGCACCTAGGCAATGAATGTCTCATAACTCAGCAAGGCACATGTGACCCAGGACTCCATGTTTGCACCAGTAACTTTCCAGGCACCTGGACTATGGGTATCAATTGCAGACTGTGCCATAATTCTCAGACTTCATTCCTGCTCCACATCTCTGGACTATGATTTCTAGCAAAGGGAAGCTTTGAATAAAAGGATTgatgacacccccacccccactcttttGTGTGATCCAGAGAGATTTATTGCAAGCTAGCAGAATTACCATCACTGCTAATATCCTGACCTACAGACTCTGAAATCAGTTGTAATGTGTAGGATTCCTTGAACCAATTaataactctcttcttttctttttttattaaacaatGTTTAGTTTAGGCTACAACATGGTATTTGGTAAGATCTGAACTATAGCTGGACCTGGGATGTGTGGCTGGTTCTCTGAAACTGGAAAAACCTTACATGTGAtgcttttcattttaataacCTTACGTCACAAAGAGCCAGTTATCTGGGTGGTGATAAGGCTGAAATGCCTATAGGTGACTGTTTTGGCTCTCTGTTAACTAATGATGCAGTAGgtcacttttgttactggcttggtttATTCTATTGTGATTCTATGATCATGAGCACCAGTGACACATACAAAACCCTAAGGAAATTAGCATTAGGCACAACTGACTACTAGGGCTCTTGGCCAATGGGGTGGAGCAAATGTGAGGAAAATCTAGCAGAAGGGGCCATTGTTGGTCATGTAAAATCAGCCACAAAACTGCAAGCCTCAAACATCATTTACACGTGACAGATACTGTATAGGAAACACTCAGAACAACAGCCACACACAACTcatagcccagcccagccaccaaCTGCCTCTCGGAATCTCCTTCTATtttacagcagggagggagcagaaCCAGGAGCCATTTTGAGCTGTTGTCCACAAGGAGCATGAGGTGTCAATCTCCAGCTTAAGTTGGTAGGAGGGGATATTCTGATAACATCGCAACAAATGCCTCACTCCTGGCCAGTCTCACTAGCTGAACTCTGGCTGTGGCTGTGTTTTGCAGTGGGAAGAATTACCTCCTGGTCATGCATTAGTGAGAGGCTAGTGTACTCACTTCGGTCCTTCAGTGCCCGGGACAAGGTGTCAGGCACTGTCCTGAGTTTCACCAGCACTGAACCTTCCCTTCTACAGTACCCATGTAATGACGGTGACCCTTGGGGACGCCCTAGTCCAGCCCTGTACCTGGGACAGAAGGTTTTCCTCAGCACAGATGGATTTGAAACCAGCCTCCTGCCACTGACCATCCCTTCTGAGCTAGAGATCCCAAATGCCTCAGTCAGTGCTGCAGCCTTTGTGAAGAAGGATCAGTTAGTAATGGTGATAAACGGACGGGTCTATCTCTACatcttcagagctggggaggaggaatggCTCCCAGTACAGGGGATCAATTTCTTGGTCACCAAGCTCTCAAACACCCACTGCTGCTACCCAGGGCAGGACCCAGCCTGCCAGGCCATCAGTATGACTATTTTTGCCTATGAGACTGGGCATCCAGTCTCCAAAAGCCACATCTTCCGGTCAGAGGATGGAGGCCACACATTCACTGCACTGAAGCTGAGCCCAGAACTGCAAGGGGTGCTGCTTGGTGTCTACAATTTTgtttccctttcccagactggGTTGCTCATCAATCATACCCacagtggtggggaggggaaaggagaaggagCCTATTTCTCATACACCGGGAGCAACATGAGCCACATGTACAGCCACAGCTCCATGGGCTTCAACCTAAAGTCCACAGGGGGCCGTGATGTCCAGGGTATCCAACACCCTTACCTGTGGGGCTTCACTATCCTCTGGACCAAAGATACTCTGCTGATCTCCTCCAGTAATGGCTTGCTTGTGGAGCCAGTGATTGTGCAGACAAGGGAGTTTTCCAGaacctcccttcctttccctggCGGCGGCCTCTGTCACGTGGCCATCAGCAACACTGAGATTGCAGCCCTGACCCAGGACCATCAGATCTTCCATGGCAGCCTAGACATGGTCTCCACAACTATGGTGCAGCTTGAAGAGGGCAACAGCAGCCAGAAAGGCCTGTGCAATGCTGCGCTGATGTTCGACAAAGTAGGGATGCTAACCGTGTTGAGCCCTATACCTACCAATAGTTCCTGGGCCTATAACTTCCAGAAATGCACCTTGAACGTGCAGTTGCTGATCATGGAGTTTTGGCCACCTCTGCAAGACTGCCCAGTTGAGATCCTCAATTGCCATTTCCACAACAAGATCCATTATATCGACATGCACCAGAAGCTGAACTTTAGTGCCACGTTTGTGCCAAAGCCAGGCACTGGGGCTTTTCCAATGGTGACTGTGAGCAACCCCCATGTGCTAGGGTTCTGGGCACAGATAACAGAGGATGGGTACACATATGACGGGAACACCAAGTACAGCTTGCACATGCAGCTCCTGCAGCAGTACTTCTCTGGCATGGCAGATCCTCATTTCAGTGACACCTTCCCCTCTGGCGGGATGTCTATCCTTACTGTGGACATCCCCAACAAAGGACCCAGCTGCATTGATATGCAGCCTTTGTCTGCACTTATCAATGTAGGTTGCCCACCTACTAAACacattaaagtttttaaaaacacaacagcATGCAGCAAAGGCCTGTTTAATCAAGGCATGCTGCAAGATAACTTCACTTATACTATCAGCCACAATTTATATGACCCACATTTTCTTGCCACACCACAGTTAGGTCAAAGTGATCTTGAAGTTCTATACAAGTATAATAAACTGGGGTGTCCTCTTCTGCTGTATTATGATACTCCTTGGCTGCCAATCCTTGAACTGTGGGAAAATGATGCATTTGTGGAGCATGTTCCTGCTGACTTTGTTgtgtttgaagtcaatggaatgtaTAATTATGATTATCTCTTGACAGCTGCTGAAGCCAATTGTATCTCTCAACCTCAGAATTGGACTGCTTTGATACAAAAGCAAGATTCTCCAAATCCACATACTGCATGGAGCAGAATGAACTATGAAAGCTGTAAGAATCACGATGGACCTAAATTAGTATCACCCTCAGCCAAGTATCAAATTCTTGGTCAAAATGAAAAGAACAAGATCATTTTTTCACACTATAATGGCTTTTATATCTTTGAAGCCATTGTGGTGGACAAATTATATAGTTACTGTGAATTGTCTGCAACTGTCAGTGTATATGTCACTGGTGCCCTCCCAAAGTCTTACATACATGCTTGGATAACACTGACAGCTTTTCTGACTGTCATTCTGATTGCAGTTTTGATGGGATACCTATTACATAAACTATCACTTATGAAAAAATCCCCAAAAGTTAAAGTATTTTGAGCATAATCATTTAGAAACCTAGTACGGTGGTCAGGGGAATTGATGTGAGTAGTGTTAAGAATTCTAATTGGCTAGTTTTTTATGAAATAATCCCGACTGAGGCAAGCTGATTAAAATAAGGAATTCCTATGTATGAAAGAGGAAATGGTAAAAGGAACTGTTATATGTTTTCTAACTTTAGAGATGTTGGAGCAGTAATGTTTTTACTCCAAGCAATTAGATCTTTAAAGGGTGGACGTTCCTTTAGATCTGTTTTAACATACTAATTTATCTTTCCCGATTCTTTTTCTCATTTTCATGCAGTAATCTATTTTATTGCTAATATATTGCTTTTAAGTGTGTCACCTTTTGTTAATGTAGTCAATTATATTAACCTATTCAAGAGCTGGATCTTCTAATCCAGCTGACCCTTTTCTCAAAAAAGAATAAGGATGTCCTTGGAACATGGCTAGTGCTTGTTCCATGGACAGTATGTCAATGGAAATCCAAGAGATTCCTCTGTTTCCTCTATTTTGCATTCCTGTTGTgattttcctcctcttccatcATTTGCAATATTAATTTTAGTTTATATCCCATTCCGTTTTATTTGCTGAATGGCAGAATACTAACTTTTCTATTGGGTTCTAAAGAACGCTCcatcaaaacagtaaaatacaATTATTCTCCAATATGAGAGAATTGAATGGATTCTGAAAACATTATTGAGGTTGAATAGCACTTGGCTTCAACGAGATTACTAGCCTGAGTATATACGAATTAACATGAAAAAAGGTTTCAGAATGTGGCCCCTGGGTTAATTCATTAAGTTAGGTTTTTTTAGTTGACAGACCCATGGTTTCCTGTTGTGTCATGTGGGCAACCAAGTATTACCTATTTAATGAATGTACCATGAAACTTACGTGGTCCACTGTCATAATCAATTCATACTCTTCACCATCGAGACTCTCAAActcctcccacatacacacacacacacacttgcaaggACCTTTCAAATCTGTattaatagatttaaaaaaaaactttactgGTGAGTACAAGGTATGGGCTAACACAACAGTGGCATGCAacagaaacaaaccaaaaaccatGACATTCATCGTTTAAGAAACAACTGGGATTTTGTCTGCACATTTCATATTGTCTTGACTATAGAAAAGGTATTTTAAtgttaattaacattttaatatagCAAAAGTATTTTAGACAATTGTTTTTACATCTTTGTAGTAaaattgttcatttttatttgttgttAAATGAGGGCTCATTTGTGTATTTCTTGTATTTATTAGGCCTAGAGCAAGTGAAGAAACAATATAGTTTCTTCAAATAAGGTGCTTAGATTCATTATGCTTATAAGGACAGAACTTTTGCTTTTTTTACGTGCATATTATATGGATGTtctttagatttaaaaataaaaatttgtcagtttaaaaaaatggtaATAGTTTGTTCTGTGACTCTGGAATGTAAGATGAATAGTTAAAAGTGAGTTCCCTCATGattactgcttctgtaaaatctaCCCCCTGTCACGGTTTCCATGCTGGGAATTCAACTGTCTAGATCAACAACCTGGAAGAGACTCCTGGTaagtgaaggaagaaaggaaggtgTTCTGTTGGTCTGATTTTTCACCCGTTGTTGGAAAGgtaatcaagaaaaaaaaaaacaagaaaaaaggaCTCTAGAAACTGCAAAAAGTAGCAAAATTGCGTGTCGAAACTAAATCAATAGGATGCACTAAGGGCAGGAATTAAGGAGAAGACCTCCTCTCCCAGAAGGCAAATATGGTAATGAAAGCACAAAATACAACCTATCTCTGATTGAtgaaaaaatgttgacattttgtgaggtatccctttaaataaactGGCAGAATCAAATGATTGCATAAGATTTATCAAACACATTATTTGATTATCCTTAAATGATGTACAACCAAGCTTATTTTAATAACCAGCACAAACCTATTTACAAGTCCAAGATTTCATCTCTTCTAAGTCAACAATAACCAATCAATAGTTATCTTGGAACTCTAGAGACAATTATGCATCAGC
This window contains:
- the CATSPERD gene encoding cation channel sperm-associated auxiliary subunit delta; protein product: MPHSWPVSLAELWLWLCFAVGRITSWSCISERLVYSLRSFSARDKVSGTVLSFTSTEPSLLQYPCNDGDPWGRPSPALYLGQKVFLSTDGFETSLLPLTIPSELEIPNASVSAAAFVKKDQLVMVINGRVYLYIFRAGEEEWLPVQGINFLVTKLSNTHCCYPGQDPACQAISMTIFAYETGHPVSKSHIFRSEDGGHTFTALKLSPELQGVLLGVYNFVSLSQTGLLINHTHSGGEGKGEGAYFSYTGSNMSHMYSHSSMGFNLKSTGGRDVQGIQHPYLWGFTILWTKDTLLISSSNGLLVEPVIVQTREFSRTSLPFPGGGLCHVAISNTEIAALTQDHQIFHGSLDMVSTTMVQLEEGNSSQKGLCNAALMFDKVGMLTVLSPIPTNSSWAYNFQKCTLNVQLLIMEFWPPLQDCPVEILNCHFHNKIHYIDMHQKLNFSATFVPKPGTGAFPMVTVSNPHVLGFWAQITEDGYTYDGNTKYSLHMQLLQQYFSGMADPHFSDTFPSGGMSILTVDIPNKGPSCIDMQPLSALINVGCPPTKHIKVFKNTTACSKGLFNQGMLQDNFTYTISHNLYDPHFLATPQLGQSDLEVLYKYNKLGCPLLLYYDTPWLPILELWENDAFVEHVPADFVVFEVNGMYNYDYLLTAAEANCISQPQNWTALIQKQDSPNPHTAWSRMNYESCKNHDGPKLVSPSAKYQILGQNEKNKIIFSHYNGFYIFEAIVVDKLYSYCELSATVSVYVTGALPKSYIHAWITLTAFLTVILIAVLMGYLLHKLSLMKKSPKVKVF